In one Clostridia bacterium genomic region, the following are encoded:
- a CDS encoding ferredoxin family protein, protein MAYVITDTCVKDLLCVDSCPSDSIHPQQSEPEFEAATQMYINPEECMDCGACVTTCPTNSIYAAEELPEDKAEFVQKNAAFYGK, encoded by the coding sequence ATGGCTTATGTGATTACCGACACTTGCGTGAAGGACCTGCTTTGCGTGGATTCGTGCCCGAGCGATAGCATCCACCCGCAGCAGAGCGAGCCGGAATTCGAAGCGGCAACGCAGATGTACATCAATCCGGAAGAGTGCATGGACTGCGGCGCGTGCGTTACCACCTGCCCTACGAACTCCATCTACGCAGCCGAAGAACTGCCGGAAGACAAGGCTGAATTCGTTCAGAAGAACGCAGCTTTTTACGGCAAATAA
- a CDS encoding glutamate--tRNA ligase family protein, whose amino-acid sequence MRDLASINAVKYRGRLAPSPTGLLHVGHARTFLTAHERARAHRGVLVFRNEDLDPYRSRPEFARAMFEDLRWLGIEWQEGPDVGGPFAPYSQSERRAFYLSAWRELRERGFIYPCSCSRKDLAQAAQAPHEGQGTLAAQDADDEPVYPGTCRHRTSDALDPIGLNWRFRVPDGEAVRFTDLAMGPQEAVAGRDFGDFLVWRRDDVPAYQLAVVVDDAGMQITEVVRGADLLRSTARQILLARALGLPAVDYFHCPLVCDGQGIRLAKRNDALSLCNLRERGTTQEH is encoded by the coding sequence TTGCGTGACTTAGCATCCATCAACGCTGTGAAGTACCGTGGACGGCTTGCTCCTTCCCCCACGGGACTGCTGCACGTTGGCCATGCGCGCACCTTCTTGACGGCGCATGAACGGGCGCGTGCTCATCGCGGCGTGCTGGTTTTTCGCAACGAGGATCTGGACCCTTATCGCTCGCGACCAGAATTCGCGCGAGCAATGTTCGAAGACCTGCGCTGGCTCGGCATCGAGTGGCAGGAGGGGCCCGACGTTGGTGGTCCGTTCGCCCCATACTCGCAGAGCGAGCGGCGCGCCTTCTACCTGAGCGCATGGCGGGAATTGCGCGAGCGAGGTTTCATCTATCCCTGTAGTTGTTCCCGCAAAGACCTGGCGCAGGCTGCGCAGGCTCCGCACGAGGGGCAGGGTACTTTGGCCGCGCAAGATGCGGACGACGAACCCGTTTACCCCGGCACCTGCCGCCATCGAACATCAGACGCTCTCGATCCCATCGGCCTGAACTGGCGCTTCCGTGTGCCGGATGGCGAAGCGGTGCGCTTCACCGATCTCGCGATGGGGCCGCAGGAGGCGGTCGCCGGACGCGACTTCGGCGATTTTCTTGTCTGGCGACGCGATGATGTTCCCGCCTATCAACTTGCCGTTGTGGTTGACGACGCGGGGATGCAGATCACGGAAGTGGTTCGAGGCGCGGATCTGTTGCGCTCCACCGCAAGGCAAATCCTGCTCGCGCGAGCACTCGGACTTCCGGCCGTCGATTACTTCCACTGTCCGCTCGTGTGTGACGGGCAAGGGATTCGCCTGGCGAAACGGAATGACGCACTCAGCCTCTGCAATCTGCGCGAGCGCGGCACGACGCAGGAACATTAG
- a CDS encoding radical SAM protein → MLPRSELSSVAPHPKGIRARVLLTSVFGPYAQDDEFGSRSINPMELYHNQVTRAQGSFSLRMFHRSWGIMMIQRNISAPCAVLDFPTLERFEAELKAHEYDVVGISSIIANVGKVREMCRRVRRLSPKSVIVIGGHVAAVPGLEHIIDADHIVRGEGIGWMRRYLGDDESAPIEHPALISAFHMRVMGIRVPEDPKTTAATIIPSVGCPLGCNFCTTSSFFGGKGKAVHFFETGDELFHVMSEMERTQHVRSFFVMDENFLLNRPRAMRLLELMKEAGKSWALYVFSSVNAIRKYTMQELVELGISWIWLGLESPRSSYAKLQNADTLKLTRELRENGIKLLGSTIVGLEHHTPENIAEEIEFAIEHRTDFHQFMLYTPVPGTPLYAEMTEKGRMLEGVDLADIHGQFQFNFQHSAISREQSKRFLDSAFLRDFEKNGPSVYRICETMLNGWKRHKNDPDPRVRQRFAWEMEQLKGTYNASLWAMERRLRNVNRTVSDGIRTLRKQVEHEFGAPARWKRMLLGPVLLWASRREDRRLAAGQTYEPPTFLERRNWAEL, encoded by the coding sequence ATGCTGCCACGATCTGAATTATCTTCTGTAGCTCCTCATCCCAAAGGGATTCGTGCCAGAGTCCTGCTCACTTCGGTCTTTGGTCCCTACGCTCAGGACGACGAATTCGGCAGCCGCTCTATCAATCCGATGGAGCTGTACCACAACCAGGTGACGCGAGCGCAAGGCAGCTTCTCGCTGCGCATGTTTCATCGGTCGTGGGGCATCATGATGATTCAGCGAAATATCTCGGCGCCTTGCGCGGTGCTGGATTTCCCCACGCTGGAGCGCTTCGAGGCGGAACTGAAGGCACACGAGTACGACGTTGTCGGTATCTCGTCGATTATCGCGAACGTAGGTAAGGTTCGGGAAATGTGCCGTCGCGTGCGCAGGCTGTCGCCGAAGTCCGTGATCGTCATTGGCGGACACGTTGCCGCCGTCCCCGGACTGGAGCACATCATCGACGCCGATCACATCGTGCGCGGCGAAGGCATTGGATGGATGCGGCGCTATCTCGGCGACGACGAGAGCGCGCCGATCGAGCATCCGGCGTTGATCTCGGCGTTTCACATGCGCGTAATGGGGATTCGCGTACCGGAGGATCCGAAGACGACGGCAGCAACGATCATTCCGTCGGTCGGCTGTCCGCTGGGGTGCAATTTTTGTACCACGTCGTCTTTCTTCGGCGGCAAGGGCAAGGCGGTTCACTTCTTCGAAACCGGTGATGAGTTGTTCCACGTCATGAGCGAAATGGAGCGGACGCAGCACGTGCGATCGTTCTTCGTGATGGACGAGAACTTTCTGCTCAACCGTCCGCGCGCGATGCGTCTACTGGAACTGATGAAAGAGGCGGGCAAGAGCTGGGCTCTCTACGTGTTTTCATCGGTGAATGCGATCCGCAAATACACGATGCAGGAGCTGGTGGAACTCGGTATTTCCTGGATATGGCTGGGGCTGGAGTCGCCGCGGTCGAGCTACGCCAAATTGCAGAACGCGGACACGCTGAAGCTGACGCGCGAGTTGCGCGAGAATGGCATCAAGCTGCTCGGCTCAACCATCGTGGGGCTGGAACATCACACGCCGGAAAACATCGCCGAAGAGATTGAGTTCGCGATCGAGCATCGCACGGACTTCCACCAGTTCATGCTGTATACGCCCGTTCCGGGAACGCCGCTGTACGCGGAAATGACAGAGAAGGGCCGTATGCTGGAGGGAGTGGACCTGGCAGACATTCACGGGCAATTCCAATTCAACTTCCAGCATTCGGCGATCTCACGTGAGCAGTCGAAACGCTTCCTCGACTCGGCCTTTCTACGCGACTTCGAGAAGAATGGGCCGAGCGTGTACCGCATATGCGAGACCATGCTGAATGGCTGGAAGCGCCACAAGAACGATCCCGACCCGCGGGTACGGCAGCGGTTTGCATGGGAGATGGAGCAACTGAAAGGTACTTACAATGCTTCGCTCTGGGCGATGGAGCGGCGGTTGCGGAATGTGAACCGCACGGTGAGCGACGGCATCCGGACACTTCGGAAGCAGGTAGAACATGAGTTTGGGGCACCTGCGCGTTGGAAGCGGATGCTGCTCGGCCCAGTGTTGTTGTGGGCTTCACGACGGGAAGACCGGCGATTGGCGGCAGGCCAGACTTACGAGCCACCAACGTTCCTGGAACGCCGGAACTGGGCAGAATTGTAA
- a CDS encoding mismatch repair protein codes for MSPSQEYEQRRKARSKRAEYHERLHIGIGNVRLLLAIAGVAVIWQAFGSHRVSLWWVLLPFFLFVALAYIHSRVLRAHQFALSAVAVYDRGLARIEDRWAGTGQTGERFNDPHHIYAADLDVFGKGSLFELLSMARTRMGEGTLANWLLSPAPLSIVRAREAAISELRDKLDLREDLAVLGENVAVGVHPEALIEWAEGPRVLTAVWPRAVAKMLAIFAVAAVAVWAIYGLVTPFVLVLLIEGVLVFRLRKSMESVTHRAEHAFEDLSLLADVLARLERENFDSPHLRTLAGELLSEGKQASTAIARLRTLVDRVESRHNLFIRLIDLPLMYTVQVAYAVETWRSRHGGAVRRWVSAVGEMEALLSLAAYSYEHPADTFPEFLDGAACFDGEDLGHPLIPAKNCVANTVRLCAETKVLLVSGSNMSGKSTLLRSVGVNTVLAMAGAPVRACKLKLTALQVGASIRVNDSLQEHSSRFYAEITRLRQIVDAAAGGLPLLFLVDELLQGTNSRDRRIGGEALIRELVRFGAIGLVTTHDLALTEVPEDIDRHMVNVHFQDYLENGKMHFDYRLRDGVVAKSNGLELMRSIGLQV; via the coding sequence GTGTCGCCATCGCAAGAGTACGAGCAGCGCCGGAAGGCGCGATCGAAACGTGCTGAATACCACGAACGCCTGCACATCGGAATCGGCAATGTTCGCCTGCTGCTGGCCATAGCGGGAGTTGCCGTGATCTGGCAGGCATTCGGCTCGCACCGGGTCTCGCTCTGGTGGGTGCTGTTGCCATTCTTCCTCTTTGTCGCACTCGCCTATATCCATTCAAGAGTCTTGCGGGCGCACCAGTTCGCTCTAAGCGCGGTGGCGGTTTATGACCGCGGCCTGGCGAGAATCGAAGATCGATGGGCGGGCACCGGGCAGACCGGCGAACGCTTCAACGATCCTCATCATATCTATGCTGCTGATCTGGACGTGTTCGGGAAGGGCAGTCTGTTTGAGTTGCTGTCCATGGCGCGTACGCGCATGGGCGAAGGCACGCTAGCGAACTGGTTGCTGAGCCCGGCTCCCCTCAGCATTGTGCGTGCGCGAGAAGCGGCCATCTCCGAGTTGCGGGATAAATTGGATCTGCGCGAAGATCTGGCGGTGCTGGGTGAGAACGTCGCTGTCGGCGTGCATCCGGAAGCGCTAATCGAGTGGGCGGAAGGGCCGCGAGTGCTCACGGCGGTGTGGCCGCGCGCTGTTGCGAAGATGCTGGCTATATTTGCGGTGGCGGCCGTAGCCGTGTGGGCGATTTACGGACTGGTGACCCCATTCGTGCTGGTGCTGCTGATTGAGGGCGTACTGGTATTCCGTCTGCGAAAGTCTATGGAGAGCGTCACGCACCGGGCAGAGCACGCTTTCGAAGACCTGTCGCTGCTTGCCGATGTGCTGGCTCGTCTGGAGCGGGAGAACTTCGATTCACCGCACCTCCGCACGCTTGCAGGCGAGTTGCTGTCCGAGGGCAAGCAAGCATCTACTGCGATTGCGCGGCTGAGGACGTTGGTCGATCGCGTGGAGTCGCGACACAACCTGTTCATACGTCTTATCGACCTTCCGCTCATGTACACCGTACAGGTGGCGTACGCGGTGGAGACCTGGCGCAGCAGGCACGGCGGCGCAGTGCGGCGGTGGGTGAGCGCCGTGGGCGAGATGGAAGCGTTGCTGTCGCTGGCTGCCTATAGCTACGAGCATCCTGCGGACACATTTCCGGAGTTTCTCGACGGCGCGGCGTGCTTCGATGGTGAGGACCTGGGACATCCTCTAATCCCGGCGAAAAATTGCGTCGCCAACACCGTGCGGCTGTGTGCTGAGACAAAGGTATTGCTGGTCAGCGGTTCCAACATGTCTGGGAAAAGCACGCTGCTTCGCTCCGTGGGAGTGAACACTGTGCTCGCGATGGCGGGCGCCCCGGTTCGTGCCTGCAAACTGAAACTTACGGCGCTGCAAGTTGGGGCGAGCATTCGCGTCAACGATTCTTTGCAGGAACACAGTTCACGTTTCTATGCCGAAATTACCCGCCTTCGCCAAATCGTGGACGCAGCCGCCGGTGGTCTGCCCTTGCTGTTTCTCGTTGATGAGCTCCTGCAGGGGACGAACTCCCGAGACCGGCGCATCGGGGGAGAGGCGCTCATTCGGGAGCTCGTGCGTTTCGGCGCGATTGGTCTCGTAACCACGCATGACCTGGCGCTGACGGAAGTGCCGGAAGACATCGACAGGCACATGGTCAACGTTCATTTCCAGGATTACCTCGAGAATGGCAAGATGCACTTCGATTACAGGCTGCGCGACGGCGTTGTGGCGAAGAGCAATGGGCTGGAGTTGATGCGATCCATCGGGCTACAGGTGTAG
- a CDS encoding M48 family metallopeptidase, producing MKQSWLRRYWLSRVAVFLFSFSLLSATALAQPQTPPDTDNQQMTEYRLAPDQLQKAKALYRIRVAHLVGGIIFTIIVLAALIQLRVGARCRAWAEAISHRRILQALVFCPLLLLTFDVLMLPLAAHRHYLSVAYGLSVQNWGSWLWDWTKGELLMIFVLTLTAWGGYVLIRRSPRRWWLYTWMASLPVMVVLVFLSPLVIEPMFDRFEPLSVRQPQLVAEIEKVVRRGGLTIPPERIFEMKASEKVTTYNAYVSGVGVSKRVVVWDTTARDLTVPQTLSVFGHETGHYVMHHIWQGLAFAAMATLIGLWMSYWLVNWVLTRWGRQWQIRDVGDWASLPVFILVFTILSLLGQPAASAFSRHLEHQADIYGLEVTHGLVPDSSQASAQAFQKMGENGLTIPNPNPLLVFWFTIIQRWQVACASLSSTGRGTTDKSLVS from the coding sequence ATGAAGCAATCGTGGTTGCGAAGATATTGGCTGAGTCGTGTAGCCGTATTTCTATTCTCATTCTCGCTTCTGTCCGCAACTGCGCTTGCGCAGCCGCAAACGCCACCTGACACCGACAATCAGCAGATGACCGAATACCGCCTCGCTCCTGATCAACTGCAAAAGGCGAAAGCGCTGTACCGCATCAGAGTGGCTCACCTGGTGGGCGGCATCATCTTTACGATAATCGTGCTGGCGGCACTCATTCAGTTGCGGGTCGGCGCGCGCTGCCGGGCGTGGGCGGAAGCAATCAGTCATCGCCGAATCCTGCAGGCGCTTGTCTTCTGTCCGCTCCTGTTGCTCACCTTTGACGTTCTCATGCTGCCGCTTGCTGCGCACAGGCACTATCTCTCGGTTGCCTACGGACTCTCTGTCCAAAACTGGGGTTCGTGGCTGTGGGACTGGACAAAGGGTGAACTGCTCATGATCTTTGTCCTGACGCTGACGGCGTGGGGTGGATACGTGCTTATCCGGCGGAGTCCTCGGCGCTGGTGGCTCTACACATGGATGGCATCGCTGCCGGTGATGGTGGTGTTGGTTTTCTTGTCCCCGCTCGTGATTGAGCCGATGTTCGACCGCTTCGAACCTCTGTCGGTGCGACAGCCGCAGTTGGTGGCCGAAATAGAAAAGGTTGTGCGGCGCGGTGGGCTCACGATTCCCCCTGAGCGGATTTTCGAGATGAAGGCGAGTGAAAAGGTGACAACGTATAACGCGTACGTTAGCGGAGTGGGCGTGAGCAAGCGTGTTGTCGTATGGGACACAACCGCGCGCGACCTCACGGTTCCGCAGACACTGTCTGTGTTCGGACACGAGACGGGCCACTACGTCATGCATCACATCTGGCAAGGGCTGGCGTTCGCGGCCATGGCTACGTTGATCGGGTTGTGGATGAGCTATTGGCTGGTGAACTGGGTGCTGACGCGCTGGGGGAGACAGTGGCAGATTCGTGACGTGGGAGACTGGGCTTCGTTACCTGTGTTCATCCTGGTATTCACCATTTTGTCGTTGTTGGGGCAGCCAGCTGCCAGCGCCTTCTCACGGCATTTGGAGCACCAGGCGGATATCTATGGGCTCGAAGTGACGCACGGCCTTGTGCCGGATTCGTCGCAAGCCTCTGCGCAAGCGTTTCAGAAAATGGGCGAGAACGGCCTGACGATTCCGAATCCCAATCCGCTGCTCGTGTTCTGGTTTACGATCATCCAACGGTGGCAAGTCGCGTGCGCTTCTCTCTCGAGTACAGGCCGTGGGACCACGGACAAGAGCCTCGTTTCGTGA
- a CDS encoding TusE/DsrC/DsvC family sulfur relay protein, whose amino-acid sequence MAVFEWQDLQMEVDEDGFIQQPKLWDERVALALASTDGLVTLTDSHWKVINYIRTYYAEFDIAPMIRKMCKETGFSLREIYDLFPSGPAKGACKVAGLPKPTGCV is encoded by the coding sequence ATGGCTGTATTTGAGTGGCAAGACCTTCAGATGGAAGTGGACGAAGATGGCTTCATACAGCAACCGAAGCTTTGGGACGAGCGCGTAGCGTTGGCGCTTGCCAGCACCGATGGACTCGTCACACTGACCGACTCGCACTGGAAGGTCATCAATTACATTCGCACCTACTACGCAGAGTTCGATATTGCGCCAATGATCCGCAAGATGTGCAAGGAAACCGGTTTCTCGCTACGGGAGATCTACGACCTGTTTCCGTCCGGCCCTGCAAAAGGCGCATGCAAAGTCGCGGGACTGCCTAAACCAACCGGTTGCGTGTAA
- a CDS encoding respiratory nitrate reductase subunit gamma, whose protein sequence is MSLVIFVYATFALFFAGNALRIIRMLRMPTHLRWELYPIPHGSRRQQSYGGSYFEESDWWTKPAESSHGSELLYMLEEALLLKGVWKHHRVLWPCSWLLHVGLYSLLLSVGLAATAAVAIRTMSNYATLVQLVHALSWLAFSAGLAGALGLIALRFFSSRLRPYTSRGTFLNLAVIAAIFGTGLASIILDPASLNSMIALAGACLFLNPAPQIAAISVVHVVCVAAFLAYFPFTHMTHMYMKYFTYHDVRWDDAPSASNPRIAESMARNLAQPVSWSAPHIAGNKTSGSSRSRNWMDVASAQGGDSDRNA, encoded by the coding sequence ATGTCACTCGTCATTTTCGTCTACGCCACATTTGCGCTCTTTTTCGCCGGGAATGCGTTGCGGATCATCAGGATGCTGCGCATGCCCACACACCTGCGATGGGAACTCTATCCCATCCCTCACGGCTCGCGCAGACAGCAAAGCTATGGCGGGTCGTATTTCGAGGAGAGCGACTGGTGGACTAAGCCCGCGGAAAGCAGCCACGGCAGTGAACTCCTTTACATGCTCGAGGAAGCTCTGCTGCTGAAGGGCGTCTGGAAGCATCATCGAGTTCTATGGCCATGCTCGTGGCTTTTGCATGTGGGACTTTATTCGCTGCTCTTATCCGTAGGTCTCGCCGCCACCGCTGCCGTCGCCATCCGCACAATGTCTAACTACGCCACTCTTGTCCAGCTTGTTCATGCACTTTCGTGGCTTGCGTTCTCGGCGGGACTGGCGGGCGCGCTCGGGCTGATCGCCCTTCGTTTTTTCAGTTCCCGCCTGCGGCCGTATACTTCACGCGGAACTTTCCTGAACCTTGCAGTTATCGCCGCAATCTTCGGCACGGGGCTGGCGTCCATCATTCTTGACCCAGCGTCGCTGAACAGCATGATCGCGCTCGCAGGAGCCTGTCTCTTCCTCAACCCGGCTCCTCAGATTGCCGCAATTTCGGTTGTGCACGTGGTGTGCGTCGCCGCGTTCCTGGCCTACTTCCCGTTCACGCATATGACGCACATGTATATGAAGTATTTCACCTATCACGATGTGCGCTGGGACGATGCGCCATCCGCCTCGAACCCGCGAATTGCCGAGAGCATGGCGCGCAACTTGGCCCAGCCCGTATCCTGGTCCGCGCCCCACATTGCAGGCAACAAGACCAGCGGCAGTAGCAGAAGCAGGAACTGGATGGACGTGGCTTCCGCGCAAGGGGGCGATTCTGACCGCAACGCTTAA
- a CDS encoding (Fe-S)-binding protein produces MTATLKPELLRPEDISRPSAALSPLQRAELLPLPAPYDRDDAQPAYKKLDALTQIDTSLDGFAAVGVQRPSTPDEEHEFTRRFIAGLRKLLSKADNWGFLEQLTLSLEHCTRCQSCVEACPVYTASGRNDLYRPTYRSEILRRLINRYVRPGGKWISSLKGEDIELNATTMCRLVELSYRCTLCRRCAQACPIGVDNALMTREIRKLFSMELGIAPKEIHDKGSMLQLRTGSSTGMNPSAVKDNVEFLDDEIYDLTGKKIQTPWDKQGADVLLIHNAGEILAWPENVMAFAVILEAAGISWTLSSDLGGYDNVNYGLWYDDAQFARVALRQAEAARKLGVKKIVLGECGHGHKASMVIADRILTGDLNIPRESSLVLLRDIVQSGRLKLDPSRNNFPVTLHDPCNMVRMMGIVQPQRDILKAICPQFREMTPHGVENYCCGGGSGFAIMSPHNFQDWRLSVGGRMKLKQVLDAFADQPGPEVKKYVCAPCSNCKGQFRDLFGYYGVWEKSSILYGGIVELIANAMTDLKQPFIQWEFH; encoded by the coding sequence CTGACCGCAACGCTTAAACCCGAACTACTTCGCCCGGAAGATATCTCTCGGCCTTCAGCAGCGCTCTCGCCGCTGCAGCGTGCTGAACTTCTTCCCTTGCCCGCGCCATACGACCGCGATGACGCGCAGCCTGCTTACAAAAAGCTCGACGCACTCACGCAGATCGATACCTCGCTCGATGGCTTTGCCGCAGTGGGCGTTCAGCGCCCGAGCACCCCGGATGAAGAACACGAATTCACGAGGCGCTTCATCGCAGGCCTTCGTAAACTGTTGAGCAAAGCGGATAACTGGGGTTTCCTCGAACAACTTACGCTATCGCTTGAGCATTGCACTCGATGTCAAAGCTGCGTGGAAGCCTGTCCTGTGTACACCGCCAGTGGCCGCAACGACCTGTACCGCCCCACCTACCGAAGTGAAATCCTCCGTCGCCTCATCAATCGTTATGTCCGTCCGGGCGGTAAATGGATCAGCTCGCTGAAGGGCGAAGACATCGAGTTGAACGCCACGACGATGTGCCGCCTTGTGGAGCTTTCCTACCGCTGCACGCTTTGCCGTCGCTGTGCGCAGGCATGTCCGATCGGCGTTGACAACGCGCTCATGACACGCGAGATACGCAAGCTCTTCAGCATGGAACTAGGCATCGCGCCCAAGGAAATCCACGACAAGGGGTCCATGTTGCAGTTGCGAACAGGGTCTTCAACGGGCATGAATCCTTCCGCCGTAAAGGATAACGTCGAATTTCTCGACGACGAAATATACGATCTGACCGGAAAAAAGATTCAGACACCGTGGGACAAGCAGGGCGCAGACGTTCTCCTGATACACAATGCTGGCGAGATTCTCGCCTGGCCAGAGAATGTGATGGCCTTTGCCGTGATACTCGAAGCCGCCGGAATCAGTTGGACGCTTTCCAGCGATCTTGGGGGATACGACAACGTTAATTACGGCCTTTGGTACGACGATGCACAATTCGCCCGCGTTGCGCTGCGTCAAGCGGAAGCAGCCAGGAAGCTCGGAGTCAAGAAGATCGTCTTAGGCGAATGTGGCCACGGCCACAAAGCCTCCATGGTCATAGCAGATCGAATTCTCACGGGCGACCTCAACATCCCTCGCGAAAGCTCGCTCGTACTGCTGCGCGACATCGTGCAGAGCGGCCGCCTGAAACTTGACCCTTCGCGCAACAATTTCCCCGTAACGCTTCACGACCCCTGCAACATGGTTCGCATGATGGGCATTGTGCAACCGCAGCGCGATATCCTGAAAGCCATCTGCCCGCAGTTCCGCGAAATGACTCCGCATGGCGTGGAGAACTACTGTTGCGGCGGCGGATCCGGCTTTGCCATCATGTCTCCCCATAACTTCCAGGACTGGCGCCTTTCCGTTGGCGGAAGAATGAAGCTCAAGCAGGTGCTCGACGCCTTTGCCGACCAACCCGGTCCAGAGGTAAAGAAATACGTCTGCGCACCGTGCTCGAACTGCAAAGGTCAGTTCCGCGATCTTTTCGGGTACTACGGGGTGTGGGAGAAATCTTCGATCCTGTACGGCGGCATTGTTGAGCTGATCGCCAATGCCATGACAGATTTGAAGCAGCCGTTTATTCAATGGGAGTTTCACTAG
- a CDS encoding aminotransferase class V-fold PLP-dependent enzyme: MENGLIYFDNAATAWPKPENVYDFMIDFYRKTGVNPGRSGFDLAIEAGSLLDRLRKRMTKFFGGDEDEPERFCFGYNATDALNLVIPGLLSEGDHVITTNLEHNSVLRPINELVRDHHVEATFIPFDSAGFVNPDDIARAIRPNTKLVIVNHGSNVIGTVQPVAEIGRICHERGVTFAIDSAQTAGAVPINMKEMNIDVLTFTGHKALMGCTGIGGLCVRKHVELRRVRSGGTGVRSAYPYHLDEYPWRMEYGTPNMVGVAALWAGQDWIDQHGVENVHARQMKLAQKLVDGLRQVDRVRLYCCDSLQNHLSTISMNIEGVEAGDVGVMLDVDHNIATRTGLHCAPLVHQQLGTIDLHGSVRFSIGAFNTESEVDKAIQAVGAISRWSSERKISKTVTPVSH, encoded by the coding sequence ATGGAAAACGGACTTATTTACTTTGATAATGCAGCAACCGCCTGGCCCAAGCCGGAGAATGTTTACGATTTCATGATCGACTTCTACCGCAAGACCGGCGTCAACCCCGGCCGCAGCGGGTTCGATCTCGCCATAGAAGCCGGCTCACTTCTCGATCGCCTGCGTAAACGCATGACCAAGTTCTTTGGCGGCGATGAGGATGAACCCGAACGCTTCTGCTTTGGCTACAATGCCACGGACGCTCTGAACCTCGTCATCCCCGGCCTGCTCTCCGAGGGCGACCACGTCATCACGACCAACCTCGAGCACAACTCCGTGTTGCGCCCCATCAACGAACTTGTCCGCGACCATCATGTTGAGGCCACTTTCATCCCGTTCGACAGCGCCGGTTTTGTCAATCCCGACGATATCGCGCGAGCCATCCGACCCAACACGAAGCTCGTCATCGTGAACCACGGCTCGAACGTCATCGGCACCGTGCAACCAGTCGCCGAGATTGGCCGCATCTGCCACGAGCGTGGAGTGACGTTCGCAATCGACTCCGCGCAAACGGCAGGCGCCGTTCCGATCAACATGAAGGAGATGAACATCGATGTGCTCACCTTCACCGGGCACAAGGCGCTCATGGGCTGCACCGGGATTGGCGGCCTGTGTGTACGCAAACACGTAGAGTTGCGCCGCGTGCGTAGCGGCGGCACTGGCGTGCGCTCTGCGTATCCGTACCATCTCGACGAGTATCCATGGCGTATGGAATATGGCACGCCCAACATGGTCGGCGTCGCAGCACTGTGGGCCGGACAGGATTGGATCGACCAGCACGGAGTAGAAAACGTCCATGCCCGCCAGATGAAGCTCGCCCAGAAACTTGTAGACGGACTACGCCAGGTTGACCGTGTGCGCCTCTACTGCTGCGACAGTCTTCAGAACCATCTCTCCACCATCTCCATGAACATCGAAGGCGTGGAGGCTGGCGATGTCGGCGTCATGCTCGATGTCGATCACAACATCGCAACCCGCACCGGCCTACACTGCGCTCCACTCGTGCACCAGCAACTGGGAACCATCGACTTGCACGGATCGGTTCGCTTTTCCATAGGCGCGTTCAATACCGAGAGTGAGGTCGATAAAGCGATCCAAGCGGTCGGCGCAATTTCGCGCTGGAGCTCTGAGCGCAAAATCAGCAAGACTGTGACTCCGGTTAGCCATTAA